The proteins below come from a single Gimesia alba genomic window:
- a CDS encoding alpha-keto acid decarboxylase family protein, with the protein MAARKTISKAKSGTAKSRTAAKKTTKRASTKGNGKVHTIGSYLIQRLQDYGINEMFGIPGDFVLQFYGMLEESPIKVVGTTREDNAGYAADGYARVNGLGAVCVTYCVGGLSLCNSIAGAYAEKSPVVVISGAPGMEERETDPLLHHRVKDFHTQRDVFEKITVATALLDDPLTAFQEIDRCLEACVRYKRPVYLELPRDCVHKKAIIPHVPDDRQPTSDENALRESLAEAKKLIQASKKPVVIAGVEVHRFGLREEVLKFVEKNKIPMCATILGKSVVSESHPLYLGVYEGAMGRNEVQRYVEDSDCVILLGTFMTDINLGIYTAHLDPGKCIYATSEKLRISYHHFHDVVFSDFVQELGKQKMKVVVRKIPDNVRPQPVEFQVKPSQPITTKHLFESINQILGNHTVVVTDVGDCLFGAVDLMISTHTKFLSPAYYTSMGFAIPASIGAQVANPNLRPIVLVGDGAFQMTCLELSTALKLGYNPIVIVLNNKGYTTERFLQEGPFNDIPDWKYHNITDLIGGGWGFEVSTEGDLEKAIKAALANKDSLSVINVHLKPTDVSPALTRLADKMSKQL; encoded by the coding sequence ATGGCGGCTCGAAAAACAATTTCCAAGGCAAAATCAGGTACTGCGAAGTCGCGGACAGCGGCAAAAAAAACGACCAAACGTGCTTCTACCAAAGGGAATGGTAAAGTCCATACGATCGGGAGTTATCTGATTCAGCGTTTGCAGGATTACGGTATCAACGAGATGTTCGGCATCCCGGGGGATTTTGTTCTGCAGTTTTACGGGATGCTGGAAGAGAGCCCGATTAAGGTCGTTGGAACAACCCGCGAAGACAATGCCGGCTATGCTGCCGACGGTTATGCACGCGTCAATGGGTTGGGAGCCGTTTGCGTGACCTACTGTGTTGGTGGGTTGAGTTTGTGTAACTCCATCGCAGGTGCCTATGCCGAAAAGTCGCCCGTTGTGGTCATTAGTGGTGCTCCGGGTATGGAAGAACGGGAAACCGATCCCCTACTCCATCATCGCGTGAAAGATTTTCATACGCAACGGGACGTCTTTGAAAAAATCACCGTGGCAACCGCCTTGCTTGATGACCCGCTGACTGCGTTTCAGGAAATAGATCGCTGTCTGGAAGCCTGTGTCAGGTATAAGCGACCTGTTTATCTGGAACTGCCTCGTGATTGTGTGCACAAGAAAGCCATCATTCCACATGTACCCGATGATCGGCAGCCAACCAGCGATGAAAACGCATTGCGTGAGTCACTGGCGGAAGCGAAGAAGTTGATCCAGGCAAGTAAGAAGCCGGTAGTCATTGCAGGAGTTGAAGTGCACCGCTTTGGCTTGCGGGAAGAGGTGTTGAAGTTTGTAGAGAAAAACAAGATCCCCATGTGCGCAACGATCTTGGGTAAGTCGGTCGTGAGTGAGTCACATCCGCTTTACCTGGGAGTTTATGAAGGGGCGATGGGACGGAATGAAGTCCAACGTTATGTCGAAGACAGCGATTGTGTGATTCTGCTGGGGACATTTATGACGGATATTAACCTGGGTATTTACACGGCTCACCTGGATCCCGGTAAGTGCATTTATGCGACCAGTGAAAAGCTGCGGATCAGTTACCATCACTTCCACGATGTCGTATTCTCTGACTTTGTCCAAGAGTTGGGCAAGCAGAAAATGAAGGTGGTCGTGCGTAAAATCCCGGACAATGTGCGTCCTCAGCCAGTTGAGTTTCAGGTGAAACCTTCCCAGCCGATTACCACAAAGCATTTGTTTGAGAGTATCAATCAGATTCTGGGGAATCACACGGTTGTGGTCACTGATGTGGGGGATTGTCTATTTGGCGCCGTGGATTTGATGATTAGTACGCATACGAAGTTTCTGAGTCCCGCCTATTATACGTCAATGGGTTTTGCCATACCGGCTTCGATCGGGGCACAGGTAGCCAATCCGAATCTGCGACCGATTGTCCTTGTCGGCGATGGGGCGTTTCAGATGACCTGTCTTGAGCTCTCGACAGCACTCAAGCTGGGCTATAACCCGATAGTCATTGTCCTGAACAATAAAGGCTACACCACAGAACGTTTTCTGCAGGAAGGTCCGTTTAACGATATCCCGGACTGGAAATATCATAACATTACCGATCTGATTGGTGGCGGCTGGGGCTTTGAAGTCAGCACGGAAGGTGATCTGGAGAAGGCGATCAAAGCTGCTTTGGCGAATAAAGACAGTTTAAGCGTGATTAACGTGCATCTGAAGCCAACGGATGTGAGCCCGGCACTGACCCGTCTGGCAGATAAGATGTCGAAGCAGCTCTAG